A single window of Phaenicophaeus curvirostris isolate KB17595 chromosome 24, BPBGC_Pcur_1.0, whole genome shotgun sequence DNA harbors:
- the RBM15 gene encoding RNA-binding protein 15, with protein MKGKERSPAKAKRSRGGGGGGGEDSASSSSSSAARGERSSKKPSGSNGGKAAAASTESNSGGSRRGPHPDKASRAGSREYEAGAAAGGGGGRHGYGGKAAEASRSGRGGESRAAAPSSESGGGEYKTLKISELGSALSDEAVEDGLFHEFKRFGDVSVKISRLPPGTGATDERVAFVNFRRPEDARAAKHARGRLVLYDRPLKIEAVYVGSGGGSGRRRSSRSPALLDKESPYGTAAVGVAAAAAAVRHPAAGATQRALSPAGSGGALGYRDYRLQQLALGRLPPPPPLPRELERERDYGGFYEARVRPAYGLERVAGVAAAGGFRGGGGGAGAAGEEEISPEDDQRANRTLFLGNLDITVSESDLRRAFDRFGVITEVDIKRPGRGQTSTYGFLKFENLDMAHRAKLAMSGKVLLRNPIKIGYGKATPTTRLWVGGLGPWVPLAALAREFDRFGTIRTIDYRKGDSWAYIQYESLDAAQAACTHMRGFPLGGPDRRLRVDFADTEHRYQQPYLQPLPLPPPAHYELVAEAAAFGAHRGAPPDPLRGARDRTPPLLYRDRDRDLYPETEWVPPPPPVRDRSNRAAAYDPLESLERRRDGWSLERDRGERELGSSSRDQPRKRRLAEDGGRHLDRSPDSERSSSSRKRHCLATTSPPDRSPELLGGRERYSSDPERSSSRLLLLERPSPVRESRRGSLERGQNEKRDRKNSAERERKHRASAAAAVQECKSSAKKDERAMEGGGGGSRLKPPPQKQQQDGASQAAGAPKLCLAWQGMLLLKNSNFPSNMHLLQGDLSVASSLLVEGATGGKVAQLKITQRLRLDQPKLDEVNRRIKVAGPNGYAILLAVPGTSDNRSAAGASEAATTSTQRPLRNLVSYLKQKQAAGVISLPVGGNKDKENSGVLHAFPPCDFSQQFLDSTAKALAKSEDDYLVMIIVRGAS; from the coding sequence ATGAAGGGCAAGGAGCGCTCGCCGGCCAAAGCCAAGCGttcgcggggcggcgggggaggcggcggcgagGATTCGGcgtcgtcctcctcctcctcggcggCGCGCGGCGAGCGGAGCAGCAAGAAACCCAGCGGCTCCAACGGCGGGAAAGCGGCCGCCGCCTCCACCGAGAGCAACAGCGGCGGCTCCCGGCGCGGCCCCCACCCGGACAAGGCCAGCCGGGCCGGGAGCCGCGAGTACGaggccggggcggcggcgggcggcgggggagGCCGGCACGGGTACGGCGGGAAGGCGGCGGAGGCATCGCGGAGCGGCCGCGGGGGCGAGTCCCGAGCCGCGGCCCCGTCGTCCGAGTCGGGCGGCGGCGAGTACAAGACGTTGAAAATCAGCGAGCTGGGCTCGGCGCTGAGCGACGAGGCGGTGGAGGACGGGCTCTTCCACGAGTTTAAACGCTTCGGAGACGTCAGCGTGAAAATCAGCCGCCTCCCGCCCGGTACCGGAGCTACCGACGAGCGCGTGGCTTTCGTGAACTTCCGCCGGCCCGAGGACGCCCGCGCCGCCAAGCACGCCCGCGGCCGCCTCGTGCTCTACGACCGCCCGCTGAAGATCGAAGCCGTCTACGTGGGGAgcggcggggggagcggccGGCGGCGAAGCAGCCGTTCCCCAGCGTTGCTGGACAAGGAGTCTCCGTACGGCACGGCAGCCGTCggggtggcggcggcggcggcggctgttCGACACCCTGCGGCTGGGGCGACGCAGCGGGCTCTGTCGCCCGCTGGAAGCGGCGGGGCCCTGGGTTATCGAGACTACCGGCTGCAGCAGCTCGCCCTGGGCCGCTTGCCGCCTCCgccccctctccccagggagctggagagggagagggactACGGGGGTTTTTACGAAGCGCGAGTGCGGCCGGCCTACGGGCTAGAGCGGGTGGCCGGCGTGGCGGCCGCGGGGGGATTtcgtggaggaggagggggtgcCGGAGCTGCCGGCGAGGAGGAGATTAGTCCTGAGGATGACCAGAGAGCCAACCGCACGTTGTTCCTGGGTAACCTGGACATCACTGTCAGCGAGTCAGATTTACGCCGAGCTTTTGACCGTTTTGGGGTCATCACTGAGGTGGACATCAAGAGGCCGGGGCGTGGGCAGACCAGCACCTATGGTTTTCTTAAATTTGAAAACCTGGACATGGCGCACCGGGCCAAGCTAGCCATGTCAGGAAAGGTGCTTCTGCGCAATCCCATTAAGATTGGGTATGGTAAAGCCACTCCGACTACGAGGCTCTGGGTGGGCGGCcttggcccttgggtgccactTGCTGCCCTGGCCCGGGAGTTTGATCGGTTTGGCACCATTCGCACTATCGATTACCGCAAAGGTGATTCCTGGGCTTATATACAGTATGAGAGCTTGGACGCGGCGCAGGCGGCGTGCACCCACATGCGTGGTTTTCCTTTGGGGGGGCCGGATCGCCGGCTTCGCGTTGACTTTGCTGACACTGAGCATCGGTACCAGCAGCCCTACCTGCAGCCGCTGCCCCTGCCACCCCCTGCTCATTACGAGCTCGTGGCGGAGGCGGCAGCTTTCGGGGCTCACCGGGGAGCCCCACCTGATCCCCTTCGGGGGGCCCGGGACAGGACGCCACCGTTGCTGTATAGAGATCGCGACAGAGACCTTTATCCTGAGACGGAGTGGGTGCCCCCTCCACCCCCTGTGCGGGATAGGAGTAACCGGGCAGCTGCCTATGACCCACTGGAAAGCCTAGAGCGCCGCCGGGATGGTTGGTCCTTGGAGCGGGACCgaggggagagggagctgggcagTAGTAGTAGGGATCAGCCTAGGAAACGGAGACTGGCAGAGGATGGAGGCCGGCACTTGGACCGTTCTCCAGACAGCGAGCGCTCTTCTTCCTCCCGGAAGCGTCACTGTTTAGCCACCACTTCTCCACCGGACCGCAGCCCCGAGCTCCTTGGAGGGAGGGAGCGTTACAGTAGTGACCCTGAGCGCTCGTCCTCCCGCTTGCTCCTGTTGGAGCGACCCTCGCCTGTCCGGGAATCGCGAAGGGGCAGCCTGGAGCGGGGTCAGAACGAAAAACGTGACCGCAAGAATTCTGCCGAACGGGAGCGGAAGCatcgtgcttctgcagcagcCGCCGTGCAGGAGTGCAAAAGTTCAGCCAAAAAGGATGAGCGCGCTATGGAAGGAGGCGGCGGAGGCTCCCGCCTCAAACCTCCTCcgcagaaacagcagcaggacGGAGCGTCACAGGCTGCAGGAGCCCCCAAGCTGTGCTTGGCTTGGCAgggaatgctgctgctgaagaacagCAACTTTCCATCCAACATGCATCTGCTTCAGGGGGACCTCAGTGTTGCCAGCAGCCTTCTCGTGGAGGGAGCGACTGGTGGGAAAGTAGCTCAGCTCAAGATCACCCAACGTCTTCGTCTGGACCAGCCCAAGCTGGACGAGGTCAATCGGCGCATCAAAGTGGCGGGGCCCAATGGCTACGCCATCCTTTTGGCTGTGCCTGGCACATCAGACAACCGCTCCGCAGCCGGAGCTAGCGAGG